The Horticoccus luteus DNA window TGCAACTCACCCTCGTCGGCGCGCCTATTCCCGAGCCCTCCACTTACGCCGCGCTCCTCGGCGGCATCGTGGCACTCGCCGCCGTTTATCGCCGGCGCCGCGCCCGCTAAACGCGTTCGCCTTCTCCTCTGTCTTTCTCGGGCGGGCCTCTCCCGGGCTCGCCCTTTTCATTTCCTCCTGGTCCGATGACACCTGTCCCTTTCACTCTTTTCTCTCCCTTCCGACTCCTCTTCGTCGCCGCCCTGACCCTTGTCGCCGCGACGCTTACGCGCGCCGACGCCGCCGGTTACGAACCCGGCAAAACTTACCGAGACGCCAAAGGCTACGTGGAATTCCAACCCGGCTCGTTGCCCATCATCATCACGGCGCCCCACGGCGGCGAAAAGGGCCCGTCGAGCATCCCTGATCGCACCGAAGGCGTCCTCGTCTCCGATGCCAACACGCAGGATCTCGCTCGCCAGATCGCCGCGGAATTTTCGCGCCGCACCGGCCGGCAGGTTCACCTCGTCCTCAACCTTCTCCACCGGCGCAAACTCGATCCGAATCGCGAGATCAAGGAAGCCGCCCAAGGCAACCCCGATGCCGAAGCCGCCTGGCGCAATTATCACGCCGCCATCGACCGCGCCAAAGCCAGCGCCCTCGCCGCCTACGGATTCGCGTTCCTCGTCGATGTCCACGGTCACGGCCATGCCATCCCGCGCCTCGAACTCGGCTACGCCCTCGACAACGCCGCCCTCAACGTCACCGATGCCGCCCTCGACGCCGCCGACGTCGGCCCACACACCACCATCAACGATCTCGCGGCACGCACGAAGGAGCCGTTTTCAAAACTTCTCCGCGGGCCCGGCAGCCTCGGCGATCTCTTTCAGCAACACGGCTTCCGCGCCGTCCCCAGCCCGCAAGAGCCGCAACCCGGTAACAACCTCTTTTTCGCCGGCGGTTACACCGTCCGCCGCCACGCCGCGTGGCCTGACTCGACCGGCGTCGACGGCGTGCAGATCGAGTGCAACCGCGACGCCCGCGCCACGCCGAAGTCCCGCGCCCAACTGGCCGCCGCCATCGCCGACGTCCTCACCACGTTTCTCGCTCAACGCTACGCCTATACGTTACCCGCTCCTTCCGCCCGCCCGGCCGTCGCTCGCTCCGAGTAAATTCCGCAAGTCGTTGCGCGTGTCGCCACCGTTCGTCTTCGCCTCGCCAACCGCGGCTGTTTTTCGGTTTGTTTCTCGTTCGATCTGACCTTTGACCCTGCACCTGCCATGGCCTTTCGCTCCACGCTCTTTGTTCTCCTCACGCTCGCCAGCGCCGCCTCGCTCGCCGCCGAGACGTCCTACCAGTGGACCTTTAACGACCAGCCCGGCACCGCGCTCACCAAAGTCGGCGGCCCCGTCTCCTGGTCCAACGATCTCGACCAGACCGCCACCACCGGTCGCGGCACCCTGCGGATCCGCCGCGGCCACAGCACCACCCCCAACACCTTCGCCCCTCTCCCCGCCGCGTGGGCGCAACAGCCGCTCTGGCTCGTCGTGCGCGTCCGCGGCTGGAATCTCTCCGGCAAATCCCCCGAACTCGTCCGCCTCGGCTTCAGTTCCTCCGACCATGAGAAAACCCCCTCCGTCGTCGCACAGATAAAAATCGCCCGCGAAGACGACGCCGTTCGCCTCTCCGCGGAAGCGACCGGCGGCGGCACCAACCTCGCACCAGTCGCGTTGCGCGGCGCGATTTCCAACCGCACCGTCATCGTCGTCCTGCACCTCGATCCGGGCGCGCGCACCTACGACGTCAACTTTCGCATCGAAGGCGCCAGTTGGCAGCAACTCGGCGCCGGCACAATCGCCGACGGCCGCGCCCCCCAATTTCTCCGCTTGGGCGTGAGCGGGCCGTTCGACACCAAACGCGCCGAATACTTCGACCTCGACGACCTCCTCGTGACGACCGTCAAACCTGCCGATCTCCCGTAACGCCCGCTCGCCGCTCGCGCCCCGTTTTCGGTCCCGCCTTCTCTTCGCCTGTCTCTCGCCGTGAAGCCTTCCCGTCTCGCCGCCTTGATCGTCAGCGTCTGCGTCGCCCTCTGCGCCGCCGCCCAACTCGCGCGCGCCCAGCCCTACGTCGTCGGACAAAAATATTACGACGATTTCGCGACCAAATACATCGAATATATCCCCGGCGATTTACCCATCGTCATCACCGCACCACACGGCGGATCGCTGACCCCGTTCGCCATACCCGATCGCGCCAATGGCACCTACACGATCGATGGCGTCAGCTATACTTTTGCCGCCAACACCAGCAACGAGATCGTTACCGCCACCGATCTGAACACCGAAGACTTGGCCACCAAAGTGGTGAACGAGATTCTGGCCCGCACGGGCCATCGCCCGCATTTGATTATCTGTCACTTGAAGCGCTCGAAGCTTGACGCGAACCGGGAGAAGACCGCCGCCGCACTCGGCAACCCGATCGCAGGCGCCGCTTGGGACGCCTACCAGGCGTTCATCCTGGCCGCTCGCGCGACCGTGACGCGTGATTTCGGATTCTCCTTTCACGTCGATCTTCACGGGCACGGACACACCAACCAGCGACTCGAGCTCGGCTACAACCTCTCCAGTTCCGACCTCGGTGTAAGTGACGCCGCCCTCAATCGCGCCGGGGTGCTCTACGATACCTCCGTGCGCACGCTGCCGCTCAACCGACCCGACGTCACTCTCGCCACGGTCCTGCGCGGCTCCCGTAGCATTGGCGATTTCATGAGCACGTTGGGGTTCCCCGCTTGCCCGAGCCCGCAGGATCCTCAGCCCAAAGACAGCAGTTTTTTTCAAGGCGGCTACACCACGCGCACCCACACCTGCTGGACCGACAACGGCATCGATCACGGCCTCCAGATCGAATGCAATTCTGACGCCCGCACCGACGCCAACCGTCCGCTCTTCGCCGCCGCGCTCGCCCAAGCCCTCAACGCCGTCCTCTTCGACAACTACGGCTACAGCCTCGGCGCCGCCCCCATTTATCGTCTCTCCGCACCCACCACGACGCTCACCGCCGGCGGCCCCAGCGTCACGGTCACCCTCCAGCGCAGCGGTTACGCCGCCTCCGCCGATACCGTCGCCCTGAGCTTCGGCGGCAACGCCCTTCGCGGCACCGACTACACCGCCTCCGCCACCACCGTGTCGTTTTCCAGCGGGGAAACCTCGCGCACCATCACGCTCACGCCGCTGACTGTCGGCGGCTCCGCCGACAAAACCATCACCGTTCAACTCGCCCCCGTCGTCCCGCAAACCGCCGACACCACTCCGCTCACCTTCGCGCTCGCCAGTGGATCGTTGCCCATCGTGCGCGTCACCGCCGACGCCGCCACCGTCAGCGAGTCCGCCGGCTCCGCGATCTTCCGTTTCACCCGCACCACCTCCGTCGGCCCCCTCACCGTCAACGTCGCGTGGAGTGGCGATGCGACCGTCGGCCGCCACTATCTCGAGCCGATCGGATCGAGCTTCACCTTCGCCGACGGCCAATCCGAATTCGCCCTCACTGTCCCGTTGATCGACGACGGCCGCCCAGATCCTGCGCGCCAGCTCACGTTGAGCGTCACCTCGGGAACCGGCTACGTCCTCGGCACGCGCCCGTCCGCGACCGTGCAAATCACCGACGACGATCATCCCGCCGGCCTCGCCCTCTGGCTCGCTCGCGGTCTCGATGGCAACCGCCTCCCCGACGACTCCGGCCAAGGCCGCGATGGCGCCGGCGTGCCCGGCAACGCCCCCACGCCCACGACCTGGACGACCGGCAACGCTTCCGGCAGCGGCCTCGCATTCAACGGCGCCTATCAAGCCGCGCTCGTCCCCCGCTTCACCGTCGATCCGCAAAACGCGTTCACCCTCTCGTTCCGTTTTCGCACCAGCGCTTACTCGACCAACCAATACCTCGTTTCCTACGGGCCGCGCGACTCCGCCGGCAGCCTCACGGTTTACATGACGAGTGCGACGACGCTCCGCACCTCCCTCAACAACTCCGCGGGCACGCTCAACGCCGCCGACCTCGACACCGCCATTCCCAATCTCACCAACAACACCTGGCGCCTCTACACGCTCACGGTCGACCCGACCGGCGGACGTCGCGTTTACATCGACGGCGTGCTGCAAAAATCCGCCGGCGGCTGGTCCGGCTCGCTCTCGCCCACCGAACTTTTCTGGCTCGGCTGGCGCGCGCAAGCCACCACCTCGAGCGCCAATTATTTCACCGGCTCCCTCGCCGATGTCCGCGTTTATCAACGCGCGCTTTCCGCCGCCGAGGTCACCTCGCTTTCTTCCGGCACCTCCACATTTGCGACGTGGCTCGCCGAGCAAGGCCTGCCCGCCAACGAACACGTTTACGACGACGACGACGCCGATGGCTGGGGCGCCGCCCTCGAATACGCTCTCGGCACCAATCCCCTCGCCGCCGCCTCCGCGCCCGTCATCACCGCCACGCGCGGCGACGGCACCGTGCAATTCGATTTCACCCGCCGCACCGACACGACCGACGTCGCCCTCGCCCTCGAATACGCCACGTCGTCCTCCGGCCCGTGGTTCGGCGTCGCCTCGCTCGCCGCCGGCGCCTCGACCTGGAACGCCGACCCTGACGTCGTCGCGACCGACGCGGCCGGCGCCGTCTCGCTCCTCGTCAACGACGAAACCACGCCGCGCTTGTGGCGCCTGCGCGCTGCCATCGGCGTCAACACCACCGCCACCGAAATCACGCCCTCCGTCGCTCCCGTGTTCACCACGCAGCCCGTCGCGCAATCCGCGATCACCGGCACCACCGTCACCCTCAGCGTCGCCGCCACGGGCCTGCCCGCACCGGTTTATCAGTGGGCCAAAGACGGCGTCGCGCTCCCTGGCGAGACCTCTCCCACACTCACGCTCGCCAACGCCCAACCCTCTGCCAGCGGCGCCTACACGGTCGTCGCCTCCAACTCCGCCGGCTCCGCCACCAGCACCCTTGCGCAGGTCGTCATCGGCGATGCCCCCGTCATCCTCGCCGCGCCCACGTCTGAATCCGTCGTCGCCGGCACCCACGTCGCACTCTCCGTCACCGCCTTCGGCGCCGACCCGCTCACGTATCAATGGCGCAAAAACGACGTCGACCTCCCCGGCGCCACGGCCGCGACGCTTGCATTCACCCCGGTGCAGATGTCCGACGCTGGCAACTACAGCGTCGTCGTCACCAACCCCCTCGGCAGCACCTCGAGCAGCGCGGCCACGCTCACCGTCGTCGCCACCGCCATCGCGCCAACCATCACGGCACCGCCGCAGTCGCAGACGCTTTACACCGGCCAGACCCTCGCGCTCTCGGTGACGCCCGCCGGCACGAGCCCGTTCACCTACCAATGGGCCAAGGACAACGCCCCGCTCACCGGCGCCACCGCCGCCACGTTCAACGTCGCGTCCGCCGCGGTCACCGATGCGGGCAACTACACCGTCACCATCACCAACGATGCCGGCTCGATCACCAGCGCACCTGCCTCCGTCGCGGTCACGACCGCCACCGCGCCTGCGATTACGACGCAGCCCGTCGCACAATCCGTCATCGCCGGCGCGACCGTCACCTTCAGCGTCGCCGCAAGCGGCAATCCCGCGCCCGCGTATCAATGGAGCCGCAACAGCACGCCCCTCGCCGGCGCTACGTCCGCGACGCTCGTGCTTACCAACGTCACCTCCGCCGACGCCGGCCTCTACTCCGTCGTCGTGACGAACCCTGGCGGCAGCGTCGGGAGTCTCGCCGTCAACCTCACCGTCCTCACGCCTCCCACCATCGCCACGCAGCCGCAATCCCGCGCGTCCGTCGAAGGCAGCGAAGTCACGTTCACCGTCGCGGTCAGCGGCTCCGGCCCGTTCACTTACCAATGGCGCAGAAACGGCGTCGCCCTCTCCGGCGCGACGTCCGCTTCCCTCACGTTGACCAACCTCGCGTCGACTGACGCCGGCACTTACAACGTCGTCGTGACGGGCGCAGGCGGCACGGTGCCCAGCGCCGACGCCACCCTCACGGTCGCGCCGCCCAGCTATCTTTCCAACCTCTCCGTGCGCGCCGCGATGGACGAGGGCCAGACGCTCATCGTCGGCTTCGTGGTAAGCGGCACCGCCAAACCCATCCTCGTGCGCGCCGCCGGCCCCGCCCTCGACACGTTCGGCCTGGCCGGCGTTGCCGACCCGCATCTCGCCCTTTACCAAGGAACCAACCTCGTCGCCGGCAACGACGATTGGGACGATTCACTCGCAACCGTCTTCACCCACCTCGGAGCGTTTCCGTTTACCTCCGGCAGCAAAGACGCCGCCCTCCTGCAAACCCTCACCGGCGTTTACACCGCGCAAGCATCGGGCACCGGCAACGGCAGCGTGCTCGTCGAAGCTTACGACGCGCAGGCCGGTTCCGCCGCGCGCTTCACCAACTTGTCCGCGCGTTTTCACGTCGGCACCGGGAGCGATATTCTCATCGCCGGTTTCGCCGTGGGCGGCGGCGGCTACAAAGCCGTGCTCATCCGCGCCGTCGGTCCCGCGCTCGCCGCCTTCGGCGTGCCCGGCACGCTCGCCGACCCCAAACTCTCGATCTACGATCAGAACGGCAACTTCATCGTCGGGAACGATAATTGGTCCGGCACGCTCGTGCCCATCTTCAAACGCCTCGGCGCGTTCCCCCTCTATGACGGCAGCGCGGACGCCGCCATCCTCGTTTCCCTCGAGGCCGGCAAATCCTACACCGTGCAAGTCGTCGGCGCCGACGGCGGCACCGGCGAAGCGCTCGTCGAGATCTACGACAACAACCCGTAGCGCCCGCCCGTCGCCCGACCGTTCACCGCCGTAGCGCACATCCTCCGCCGGCGCTACACCCCTCTGCTCCGCCTGCCCGCGGAGCGCACGCGTCTCGTGAGCGGATTGTCCGAATTCGCCGGACTGTCGCTCCAGCGCTTTCCGCGCTTCCTTGGACGCTCACCCAACCCCGCTCCTCTCATGTCGCCCTTCCTGCTGCGCCGCTGCGCCGGTGTCTCCCTCGCTCTCCTCCTCACCATGCAAGCTTTTGGTCACATCGGGGATCGTTTCCCCGCGGAAAAGAAGATCGTCGTCGATCCCGTCACCGGCGCTCCGCTGAGTTTTCTCACCAGCCAGCCGCGCGGCGATTCCAAGATCTATCAAACGCATCACCAATGGACCTCCGACGGCCAGTGGGTCGTCTTCCGCTCCAACCGCGTGCGCGGCCAGGCGATGGCGGTCAACGAGCACACGGGCGACATCGTGCAAGTCACCGAACACGGTTACTCCGGCATGCTCTGCCTCGCCGACCACTCGATGAACCTGTATTTCGTGCGTCTGCCCGAAAGCCAACCGCCGACCGCCGTGACCGGTGCCGAACCCGCCACGCCCGCCGTTAAAGCCGGCGAATCCCACGGCGCCGCGCAAATCGTGCGCGTCGATCTCGGCAAACTTTTCCTCGACAGCGCGGCCGGCACCGTCGGCCCCGCCACCGATTACGAACACGTGTGCGGCGTCGTCCCATCGGAGTTGGGCGCCGTCGGCGACGTCGCCCTCGATTGTACGGAAGATTACGCCTACTTCCGCGTGGCCGGCCGTGACGTCGCGCAACGCCACCTCGCACCGGGCACCAAGCTCGAGCCCGACTTCGGCCCGCGTCACATGGGCGCCGGCCCGACGGGTCTCGCCAGCATGAACCTGCACACCGGCGAGGTGAAATTCATCGTCGCCGTGCCCTTTCAAATTGGCCACGTGCAGACCAATCCTTGGGTGCCCGGCGAAATCGTCTTTTGCTGGGAAACCGGCGGCAAAGCTCCCCAGCGCACGTGGACGGTCCGCGCCGATGGCACCGGCTTGCGTCCGCTTTATCCGGAAGCGTCCTACGATTGGGTCACGCACGAAGCGGTCATCACCAAAGACGAAGTGGCGATGGCGCTCATGGGCCACCGCCCCGTCGGCACCGACGACGCGTGGGGCGCCTGCGGCACGCGCGAACATCCCACCGGTCTCGCCATCGTCAACCTCCGCACGCGCGAGATGCGCATCGTCGGCCAGACCGCCACCGGCAGCGGTTTCTGGCACGTCAACGGTTCCCCCGACGGACGCTGGGCGTGCGGCGACGACTTTGCCCGCAATCTCTGGCTGATCGATCGCCACACCGGCGAAATGATCCTCCTCACCACCGGCCACAAGGAAACCGCCGCCGATCACATTCACCCAACCTTCAGCGCCGACAGCACCCGCATCGAATTCCAATCCGCGATGCTCTCCGCCGACAACCGCACGATGAACATCTGCGTCGTGCCAGTGCCCGCCGCGTGGCTTCAGCGCACCTATTCGAC harbors:
- a CDS encoding N-formylglutamate amidohydrolase, with the translated sequence MTPVPFTLFSPFRLLFVAALTLVAATLTRADAAGYEPGKTYRDAKGYVEFQPGSLPIIITAPHGGEKGPSSIPDRTEGVLVSDANTQDLARQIAAEFSRRTGRQVHLVLNLLHRRKLDPNREIKEAAQGNPDAEAAWRNYHAAIDRAKASALAAYGFAFLVDVHGHGHAIPRLELGYALDNAALNVTDAALDAADVGPHTTINDLAARTKEPFSKLLRGPGSLGDLFQQHGFRAVPSPQEPQPGNNLFFAGGYTVRRHAAWPDSTGVDGVQIECNRDARATPKSRAQLAAAIADVLTTFLAQRYAYTLPAPSARPAVARSE
- a CDS encoding immunoglobulin domain-containing protein, translated to MKPSRLAALIVSVCVALCAAAQLARAQPYVVGQKYYDDFATKYIEYIPGDLPIVITAPHGGSLTPFAIPDRANGTYTIDGVSYTFAANTSNEIVTATDLNTEDLATKVVNEILARTGHRPHLIICHLKRSKLDANREKTAAALGNPIAGAAWDAYQAFILAARATVTRDFGFSFHVDLHGHGHTNQRLELGYNLSSSDLGVSDAALNRAGVLYDTSVRTLPLNRPDVTLATVLRGSRSIGDFMSTLGFPACPSPQDPQPKDSSFFQGGYTTRTHTCWTDNGIDHGLQIECNSDARTDANRPLFAAALAQALNAVLFDNYGYSLGAAPIYRLSAPTTTLTAGGPSVTVTLQRSGYAASADTVALSFGGNALRGTDYTASATTVSFSSGETSRTITLTPLTVGGSADKTITVQLAPVVPQTADTTPLTFALASGSLPIVRVTADAATVSESAGSAIFRFTRTTSVGPLTVNVAWSGDATVGRHYLEPIGSSFTFADGQSEFALTVPLIDDGRPDPARQLTLSVTSGTGYVLGTRPSATVQITDDDHPAGLALWLARGLDGNRLPDDSGQGRDGAGVPGNAPTPTTWTTGNASGSGLAFNGAYQAALVPRFTVDPQNAFTLSFRFRTSAYSTNQYLVSYGPRDSAGSLTVYMTSATTLRTSLNNSAGTLNAADLDTAIPNLTNNTWRLYTLTVDPTGGRRVYIDGVLQKSAGGWSGSLSPTELFWLGWRAQATTSSANYFTGSLADVRVYQRALSAAEVTSLSSGTSTFATWLAEQGLPANEHVYDDDDADGWGAALEYALGTNPLAAASAPVITATRGDGTVQFDFTRRTDTTDVALALEYATSSSGPWFGVASLAAGASTWNADPDVVATDAAGAVSLLVNDETTPRLWRLRAAIGVNTTATEITPSVAPVFTTQPVAQSAITGTTVTLSVAATGLPAPVYQWAKDGVALPGETSPTLTLANAQPSASGAYTVVASNSAGSATSTLAQVVIGDAPVILAAPTSESVVAGTHVALSVTAFGADPLTYQWRKNDVDLPGATAATLAFTPVQMSDAGNYSVVVTNPLGSTSSSAATLTVVATAIAPTITAPPQSQTLYTGQTLALSVTPAGTSPFTYQWAKDNAPLTGATAATFNVASAAVTDAGNYTVTITNDAGSITSAPASVAVTTATAPAITTQPVAQSVIAGATVTFSVAASGNPAPAYQWSRNSTPLAGATSATLVLTNVTSADAGLYSVVVTNPGGSVGSLAVNLTVLTPPTIATQPQSRASVEGSEVTFTVAVSGSGPFTYQWRRNGVALSGATSASLTLTNLASTDAGTYNVVVTGAGGTVPSADATLTVAPPSYLSNLSVRAAMDEGQTLIVGFVVSGTAKPILVRAAGPALDTFGLAGVADPHLALYQGTNLVAGNDDWDDSLATVFTHLGAFPFTSGSKDAALLQTLTGVYTAQASGTGNGSVLVEAYDAQAGSAARFTNLSARFHVGTGSDILIAGFAVGGGGYKAVLIRAVGPALAAFGVPGTLADPKLSIYDQNGNFIVGNDNWSGTLVPIFKRLGAFPLYDGSADAAILVSLEAGKSYTVQVVGADGGTGEALVEIYDNNP